The following proteins are encoded in a genomic region of Aquella oligotrophica:
- a CDS encoding YbeD family protein, with protein MSENSKMEELLQFPCSFAIKIMGFNHPELIAEVSAIIIKHTEGFNHEKDLQYKLSRAGNYLSITANINATSKAQLDSIYLALNSHPLVKITL; from the coding sequence ATGTCTGAAAACAGTAAGATGGAAGAATTGTTACAGTTTCCCTGTTCATTTGCAATAAAAATAATGGGTTTTAATCATCCTGAGTTAATAGCTGAAGTTAGTGCTATAATCATTAAACATACAGAAGGGTTTAACCATGAAAAAGACCTGCAATATAAATTAAGTCGAGCAGGTAATTATCTATCAATTACTGCGAACATTAATGCAACTTCAAAGGCGCAATTAGACAGTATTTATCTTGCTCTAAATAGTCATCCGCTAGTAAAAATCACCTTG